In Dyadobacter subterraneus, a single genomic region encodes these proteins:
- a CDS encoding S-adenosylmethionine decarboxylase family protein, with protein sequence MENYSPGLHIIATLQSDETALLDKFEDFKNLADRLIQIYGLQKLGEVYHDFQPGGFTGVICLSESHLSLHTWPEFNKINIDIYLSNYMRDNSATAKALFQEISTYFKAMVLVEQTIRR encoded by the coding sequence TTGGAAAATTACTCACCCGGACTTCATATCATTGCCACCCTGCAATCTGACGAAACTGCATTGCTTGATAAATTTGAAGATTTTAAAAATCTGGCGGATCGTTTAATCCAAATTTATGGCCTTCAGAAACTCGGAGAAGTATATCATGATTTTCAGCCTGGCGGTTTTACCGGTGTGATCTGCCTGAGTGAAAGTCACCTGTCGCTTCATACCTGGCCGGAATTCAACAAGATTAATATTGATATATATCTTAGCAATTATATGCGGGACAATAGCGCCACCGCCAAAGCTTTGTTTCAGGAAATAAGCACTTATTTCAAAGCCATGGTTTTGGTTGAACAAACTATAAGACGATAG
- a CDS encoding DUF4178 domain-containing protein — MENTNNIHSCPSCGETIDFKSTVNNLAVCTCGLVWERDGENLSASDTLTIKNAADFIQSGTTGSWNNLPFTVTGRFRLWFEQAVYNYWSVDMGDEKIRYLAEGYGMFAIYEPASYIRPINHNDYNIFSTARQFTTPDNEHYEVTDKDSADYIDVEGSVFKPAHTKPIKSIEAVSINGRIEIIQFSKNTVMAFKSHPVSFEDLNFQNLREKTGEGKTFACRNCNTKKVIETYPYAQSWVCDHCETRLSVSDGMLVQAHGVNKSTSPIIHVPIGSDIELQNVNYRVIGFSHKQDSASKYDKWKEYTLYNKYLGYAFLTESDGHWMLLKETQQAPLPSVASLNYFSFEDKTFNRFLTYKFDILYSTGEFPGNIFDDHEEIQAIDFISPPEILSIEKESGNRNVWFRGEYIERNVIKNQVSGSIPSSYGVAPAQPKNWADTGTIVQSALIVMVIMLLTQYFINMNHLEKTVLDENYKLADSVASNTFMTEKFVLKKWKSNLLLKLYAPVDNSWFEFNITLVNVKDGSEYNMEEGLELYKGYSDGEFWSEGSAYGDAYFSSIPAGTYFMSVTGTRDSKTMYNNRPYIFNVKVINDTPMYRNFILILLCIITWPIISGIRNYNNERQRWSNSPYSTFNDD; from the coding sequence ATGGAAAATACAAATAACATCCATAGCTGCCCATCTTGTGGAGAAACAATAGACTTTAAAAGTACCGTTAACAACCTCGCAGTATGCACCTGCGGACTCGTATGGGAACGTGACGGCGAAAACCTTTCGGCTTCTGATACCCTGACAATCAAAAACGCAGCTGATTTTATCCAGAGCGGCACAACCGGCAGCTGGAATAATCTTCCATTTACAGTTACGGGCCGTTTCCGTTTGTGGTTTGAGCAGGCTGTATATAACTACTGGTCGGTGGACATGGGCGATGAAAAAATCAGGTATCTGGCGGAGGGTTATGGCATGTTTGCAATTTATGAACCTGCCAGTTACATCCGCCCTATCAACCATAATGATTATAACATCTTCTCAACTGCCCGGCAATTTACGACACCGGATAATGAGCATTACGAAGTCACAGATAAAGATTCTGCCGATTATATTGATGTAGAAGGCTCGGTTTTCAAACCAGCGCATACCAAACCTATAAAAAGTATTGAAGCGGTATCGATCAACGGAAGAATTGAAATCATTCAGTTCAGCAAAAATACCGTGATGGCATTCAAATCGCATCCGGTTTCATTTGAAGACCTGAATTTTCAAAATTTAAGAGAGAAAACAGGAGAAGGAAAAACTTTTGCATGCCGGAATTGTAACACAAAAAAGGTCATTGAAACCTATCCGTATGCGCAGAGCTGGGTGTGTGATCATTGTGAAACCAGACTTTCTGTTTCGGATGGTATGCTGGTACAGGCGCACGGTGTAAACAAATCGACATCGCCAATAATCCATGTTCCGATCGGCTCTGACATTGAACTACAAAATGTCAATTACCGGGTTATAGGTTTTTCACATAAGCAGGACAGCGCTTCAAAATATGATAAATGGAAGGAATATACGCTGTATAACAAATATTTAGGTTATGCATTTTTGACCGAATCTGACGGACACTGGATGTTGTTAAAAGAAACGCAGCAAGCTCCGCTTCCCTCTGTTGCCTCCCTGAATTATTTTTCTTTTGAAGATAAAACTTTCAACCGGTTTCTCACCTACAAATTCGATATCCTTTACAGTACCGGGGAATTTCCCGGCAATATTTTTGATGACCACGAGGAAATCCAGGCTATTGATTTTATATCCCCGCCCGAAATTCTGAGTATTGAGAAAGAATCCGGCAACAGGAATGTCTGGTTTCGGGGAGAATATATTGAACGGAATGTGATCAAAAACCAGGTTTCCGGTTCCATTCCAAGCAGCTACGGAGTTGCTCCCGCTCAACCTAAAAACTGGGCAGATACTGGTACGATCGTACAGTCTGCATTAATTGTCATGGTCATAATGTTACTGACACAATATTTCATCAACATGAATCATCTCGAAAAAACGGTTCTGGATGAAAATTACAAGCTTGCAGATTCGGTTGCTTCCAACACATTTATGACAGAGAAATTTGTACTTAAAAAGTGGAAAAGTAACCTTTTACTTAAACTATACGCTCCGGTTGACAATTCCTGGTTCGAATTCAACATTACCCTTGTCAATGTCAAAGATGGATCAGAATACAATATGGAAGAAGGCCTGGAACTATATAAGGGATATTCTGATGGAGAATTCTGGTCTGAAGGCAGTGCTTATGGAGACGCATATTTTAGCAGTATTCCGGCAGGAACCTACTTTATGTCGGTCACAGGGACAAGAGATTCAAAGACCATGTATAACAACAGGCCTTATATTTTCAACGTAAAAGTAATTAACGATACACCCATGTATCGTAATTTCATCCTGATCTTACTTTGTATCATAACCTGGCCGATTATTTCCGGAATCAGAAATTATAACAATGAAAGGCAAAGATGGTCCAATAGTCCTTATTCCACCTTTAACGACGATTAA
- a CDS encoding DUF350 domain-containing protein, with product MQQYIISSLVYSGIGIFVLLVSFAIIELLTPKHNLRREIMENKNVAVAIFAGFFMMAIAIIIASAIHG from the coding sequence ATGCAACAGTATATCATAAGTTCGCTCGTTTATTCAGGCATCGGCATTTTTGTATTGCTGGTAAGTTTTGCCATCATTGAACTGCTAACGCCAAAACACAATCTTCGCCGGGAAATCATGGAGAATAAAAATGTCGCCGTCGCCATTTTTGCAGGATTTTTCATGATGGCCATCGCAATCATCATTGCCTCGGCAATCCACGGATGA
- a CDS encoding polyamine aminopropyltransferase, translating into MKKNSSQWVLLLAVFIIATCGLIYELVAGTLASYLLGDSVTQFSIIIGVYLFSMGIGSYLSRFFNHYLIEWFIRVELLVGLVGGFSAALLFLVFPLAVSFQPILYAIVSVTGILVGIEIPLLLRILKDKVEFKELVSRVFTYDYIGALLASLIFPLLFVPYLGLIRTSLFFGLLNIGVGLYLCHYFSAEIRNVNRIRMGGIVILIAQIAAFIFSGNIMSFSETLAFNDQVVYSTSTPYQRIVITKNRRDLRLYLNNNLQFSSADEYRYHEALVHPAMMAANNPKNVLILGGGDGLAAREILKYNSVKSIQLVDLDPVMTKLFSTQKILSEINHHALTNSKVTVTNADAFVWLKENKKKFDCVIIDFPDPSGFSVGKLYTTAFYRLLKTAMTTNAVAVIQSTSPYVAPKSFWCVSETLKASGFNAVAYHNYVPSFGEWGYVMAMNSVSYQIPDTFNIEKRYISQAVMQQMLQFPEDMKAHEPLEINKLNNQALVTYFEQEWGKYLEQ; encoded by the coding sequence TTGAAAAAAAACAGTTCGCAATGGGTGCTGCTTCTGGCGGTTTTCATCATAGCAACCTGTGGTCTTATTTATGAACTGGTCGCCGGGACGCTGGCCAGTTATTTGCTGGGCGACAGTGTTACCCAATTCAGTATTATCATAGGCGTATATCTGTTTTCGATGGGTATCGGCTCATATCTTTCGCGTTTTTTTAATCATTATCTGATTGAATGGTTTATCCGCGTCGAGCTGCTTGTCGGACTTGTGGGCGGATTCAGTGCTGCATTATTATTTCTGGTCTTCCCATTGGCGGTCAGTTTTCAGCCCATTTTGTATGCGATTGTTTCTGTAACAGGAATACTGGTCGGGATAGAAATTCCTTTGTTACTGAGAATTTTAAAAGACAAAGTCGAATTTAAAGAACTTGTCAGCAGGGTTTTTACATACGATTATATCGGAGCGCTGCTGGCATCGCTGATTTTTCCACTGTTGTTTGTACCCTATCTTGGCCTTATCCGTACCAGTCTTTTTTTTGGCCTTCTCAATATTGGTGTGGGACTTTATCTGTGTCATTATTTTTCAGCTGAAATAAGAAATGTAAACAGGATCAGAATGGGTGGAATCGTGATTTTGATTGCACAAATTGCTGCCTTTATTTTTTCGGGAAATATCATGAGTTTCAGTGAAACGCTTGCCTTCAACGATCAGGTTGTTTATTCAACATCTACACCTTATCAGCGTATCGTGATCACCAAAAACAGACGGGATCTGCGCCTTTATCTGAATAATAATCTTCAATTCAGCTCGGCTGACGAATATCGCTATCATGAAGCGCTGGTCCATCCGGCAATGATGGCTGCCAACAACCCCAAAAATGTATTGATCCTGGGTGGCGGTGATGGACTTGCCGCGCGGGAAATTTTGAAGTACAATTCAGTTAAAAGTATACAACTGGTGGATTTGGATCCGGTTATGACAAAACTATTTAGTACCCAAAAGATCCTTTCCGAAATCAATCATCACGCATTGACCAATTCAAAAGTTACGGTTACCAATGCAGATGCATTTGTCTGGTTAAAGGAAAATAAAAAAAAGTTCGACTGTGTCATTATTGATTTTCCGGATCCATCCGGTTTTTCGGTTGGAAAGCTCTATACCACAGCTTTTTACCGACTATTAAAAACTGCAATGACAACAAACGCGGTAGCTGTAATTCAAAGCACCTCTCCCTATGTTGCGCCGAAAAGTTTTTGGTGCGTCAGTGAAACTTTGAAGGCTTCCGGTTTTAATGCAGTTGCGTATCACAACTATGTGCCTTCTTTTGGGGAATGGGGTTATGTAATGGCAATGAATTCTGTTTCTTACCAAATTCCTGATACATTCAATATTGAAAAAAGATATATTAGCCAGGCTGTTATGCAGCAAATGCTTCAATTTCCCGAAGATATGAAAGCGCATGAACCACTGGAAATTAACAAGCTGAACAACCAGGCGCTGGTCACCTATTTCGAACAGGAATGGGGAAAATATCTTGAACAATGA
- a CDS encoding FAD-dependent oxidoreductase, giving the protein MKRGDFIRLSAGLAIMAPLINSCAEKKPMPGKIIGASSKTGHLLRDHAFGETQDSEPKQVVIIGAGISGLSAGRHLLKNNITDFVILDLEEHSGGNSSSGANRISQYPWGAHYIPLPNNNLTEYLSFLSEANVITGYDQAGLPVYNEYFLCQDPEERLYINGKWQDGLVPKSGLTDAELSEFHNFFLLMNEFKEMKGKDGKDAFSIPVNTSSKDERFVELDKITMNEWMRRQDFSSAYIKWYVNYCTRDDFGTTSENISAWAGIHYFASRKGKSNNASYNDVLTWEQGNGFLVQHLQKDLHQKIKTKSLATSVKYKNDSVQINYFDVQTKTLKSYTAQHCILAIPQFVAARLLEDQQRQVLVKENMHYVPWMVANLTVQQTEERNGQPASWDNVIYESESLGYVDATHQQLQQRKDKRNLTYYLPLTHAEPEIARKHAYQTSHSEWTEKILADLQKVHPDIRKQTENVDIMVWGHAMVQPKPGMIHGNLRTKLAESIHQKIHFAHTDIAGISIFEEGFYQGIGAAEKIIKTI; this is encoded by the coding sequence ATGAAAAGAGGAGATTTCATCAGATTATCAGCCGGATTAGCCATCATGGCTCCCCTGATTAATTCCTGTGCTGAAAAAAAACCGATGCCTGGAAAAATTATTGGTGCTTCTTCCAAAACCGGTCACCTGCTCCGTGACCATGCTTTTGGTGAAACACAGGATTCTGAGCCCAAACAGGTTGTTATTATCGGTGCCGGAATCAGCGGGTTATCTGCGGGCAGACATCTTCTAAAAAACAATATTACCGATTTTGTAATTCTGGATCTGGAAGAGCATTCCGGTGGTAACTCTTCTTCGGGAGCAAACCGGATTTCACAGTATCCCTGGGGAGCGCATTATATTCCTTTGCCAAATAACAATCTGACTGAATATCTTTCCTTTCTTTCGGAAGCTAATGTTATTACGGGTTACGATCAGGCCGGATTACCTGTTTACAACGAATATTTTCTTTGTCAGGACCCGGAGGAAAGGCTTTATATCAACGGAAAATGGCAGGATGGGCTCGTACCCAAATCAGGCCTGACTGACGCTGAACTGTCCGAGTTTCATAATTTTTTTCTTTTGATGAATGAGTTTAAAGAAATGAAAGGAAAAGATGGCAAAGATGCTTTCAGCATTCCGGTTAATACTTCCAGCAAAGATGAACGTTTTGTGGAGCTTGATAAAATAACAATGAACGAGTGGATGAGGCGTCAGGATTTTAGCAGTGCTTATATCAAATGGTATGTTAATTACTGTACGCGGGATGACTTTGGAACGACTTCCGAAAATATCAGCGCCTGGGCCGGTATCCATTATTTTGCCTCCCGAAAAGGAAAATCAAACAACGCCTCCTATAATGATGTGCTAACCTGGGAGCAGGGAAATGGTTTTTTAGTGCAGCATTTACAGAAAGATTTACATCAAAAAATTAAAACAAAATCACTTGCCACATCAGTAAAATACAAAAATGACAGCGTTCAGATTAACTATTTTGATGTCCAAACGAAAACCCTGAAAAGCTATACGGCGCAACATTGCATTCTGGCCATTCCACAATTTGTTGCCGCCCGTTTGCTGGAAGATCAGCAGCGTCAGGTTTTGGTAAAGGAAAATATGCATTATGTACCCTGGATGGTGGCCAATCTGACTGTACAGCAAACCGAGGAACGAAACGGCCAGCCCGCGAGCTGGGATAATGTGATCTATGAGAGTGAATCGCTCGGATATGTTGATGCCACGCATCAGCAATTGCAGCAAAGAAAAGACAAAAGAAATCTCACTTATTATCTACCATTAACCCACGCCGAACCGGAAATAGCAAGAAAGCATGCTTACCAGACATCACATTCTGAATGGACTGAGAAAATCCTGGCCGATCTTCAAAAGGTTCATCCTGACATCCGAAAGCAAACTGAAAATGTTGATATTATGGTTTGGGGACATGCGATGGTGCAGCCTAAGCCTGGTATGATTCACGGGAATTTAAGAACAAAACTGGCAGAGAGTATTCATCAAAAAATACACTTTGCCCACACGGATATTGCGGGTATAAGTATTTTTGAAGAAGGTTTTTATCAGGGAATCGGAGCAGCAGAAAAAATCATAAAAACTATTTGA
- a CDS encoding DUF4919 domain-containing protein yields the protein MKIYSKLVLKFKLPIYACVLLSSLLNVCRAQGVPLEEIKTVTRDSSHKYFYPRLLDEFNAQPEYYSMEKGMYLYYGQLYSSSYKFFNFGKNAMQFEQFINRGQLKKAIKIGEQILLENPVNLNVLYKLAYCYNKESQPEKADIAKNKAVELLRAIESSGSGMNREQAFKVTSVNDEYILAGKLGIKKKIRKSEMLAHSVVDSWELKDPDSGVIKYLYFEVLYNYDAVRLPEDDKK from the coding sequence ATGAAAATTTATTCCAAACTGGTTCTAAAATTCAAGCTCCCAATCTATGCATGTGTTCTTTTATCTTCGCTTTTGAATGTATGCAGGGCGCAAGGGGTACCACTGGAAGAAATAAAAACGGTAACCAGGGATAGCAGTCATAAGTATTTTTATCCCCGGTTATTGGACGAGTTTAATGCTCAGCCGGAATATTATTCGATGGAAAAAGGGATGTATTTATATTATGGACAGCTTTATTCCAGCAGTTATAAATTTTTCAATTTCGGTAAAAATGCCATGCAATTCGAACAGTTTATAAATAGAGGACAATTAAAAAAGGCGATTAAGATTGGTGAACAAATACTTTTGGAAAATCCGGTTAATTTAAATGTGCTTTACAAATTGGCATATTGTTACAACAAGGAATCGCAGCCGGAGAAAGCGGATATTGCCAAAAATAAGGCCGTAGAATTGCTTCGGGCGATAGAGTCTTCGGGGAGCGGAATGAATCGTGAACAAGCTTTTAAAGTTACCTCGGTTAACGACGAATATATCCTGGCTGGTAAGTTAGGGATTAAGAAAAAAATACGGAAATCAGAAATGTTGGCACATTCCGTCGTGGATAGTTGGGAACTGAAAGATCCGGATTCTGGCGTGATCAAATATCTCTATTTTGAGGTCTTATATAATTACGATGCAGTCCGTTTGCCAGAGGACGATAAGAAATGA
- a CDS encoding DUF2339 domain-containing protein — translation MEFILIIGIVLIVLLLNSHKNRLESRFDSMQANFDNLFNEIRRIETLAKGNETEKLDVSSEIRPFFEIIKAEQEAEIIEQQSVLEVQNIAETIQQELVSGPEFEAVAEPEPAVGFEKIEQEPESSFWQRNPDLERFIGENLINKIGIAILVLGMGFFLKYAIDQNWINEIGRTFIGLFTGGILIGIAHRMRHAYRSFSSVLIGGGIAILYFAITIAYQQYNLFGQEVAFVIMVFITAATVFLSISYDRLELAVLAIVGGFCAPFLVSSGEGNYVVLFSYLLILNVGMLVLAYYKKWNLINQICFVLTMLLFGGWVCTKIVNMNVTEPKPYWGALRFAVLFYFVFFVMNVINNIKEKVAFKELEIVQLLSNTAVCFAAGILILGQVQDGIYRGTFTIFMAAVNFLFAFFLYKNNRVDRNLLYLLIGLVLTFVSLAAPIQLEGNYITLFWACESVLLVWLAHKSGIHFLREASAILVVLLIISLLLDWKNIYLDPEPIKNGSHLFPFLNKGFVTSVVAIGGLLAYITLMKRYFLSGKLITQDVSIYLDVLSVAAVILTYFGIILELHYQAEIYFPATRIIILGCYNYIWSLLLVYFSRNLRWEVQFATLLYAAVMVVAFAVYNKETIWIRENYLLRSGSRLSFLSHYILTFLSLANLYFISVFCKGFAERFKMKKAFQWITIVAIVYAASAELDHIMVASYWNPHVSVDEILTANHKAGFAILWGICSFILIYLGMKWKSKTIRIASLALFGLALLKLFIVDIRGLSEGGKIGAFISLGVLLLVISFMYQRLKILLLEDELKADITSENPEIQ, via the coding sequence ATGGAATTTATTCTCATAATTGGAATTGTCCTCATAGTGCTGTTGTTGAACAGCCATAAGAATCGATTAGAAAGCAGGTTTGACTCGATGCAGGCAAATTTCGATAATCTATTCAATGAGATCAGAAGAATTGAAACGCTGGCAAAGGGAAATGAGACTGAGAAATTGGACGTATCGTCTGAGATTCGGCCTTTTTTTGAAATAATAAAAGCTGAACAGGAAGCGGAAATAATTGAACAGCAATCGGTATTAGAAGTTCAAAATATTGCTGAGACAATTCAGCAGGAACTAGTTTCTGGACCTGAATTTGAGGCCGTTGCAGAACCAGAACCAGCAGTAGGTTTTGAAAAGATTGAACAAGAGCCGGAGTCGTCGTTTTGGCAACGTAATCCGGATCTGGAAAGGTTTATAGGAGAGAATCTTATCAATAAAATTGGTATCGCAATTCTTGTTCTGGGAATGGGATTCTTTCTAAAATACGCTATTGATCAGAACTGGATTAACGAAATCGGCAGGACCTTCATAGGGCTCTTTACCGGCGGAATTTTGATTGGTATTGCCCACAGAATGAGACATGCCTACCGTTCTTTCAGTTCAGTCCTGATAGGTGGAGGTATAGCCATATTATATTTTGCCATTACAATCGCCTATCAGCAGTATAATCTGTTTGGCCAGGAAGTCGCTTTTGTGATCATGGTCTTCATTACAGCCGCAACTGTGTTTTTATCCATATCATACGACCGCCTCGAATTGGCGGTTCTTGCTATTGTCGGAGGCTTTTGTGCACCTTTTCTTGTGAGTTCTGGCGAAGGAAATTATGTTGTTTTATTTTCCTATTTGCTCATCCTGAATGTTGGAATGCTCGTGCTGGCTTATTATAAGAAATGGAATCTGATAAATCAGATATGTTTTGTTTTGACGATGCTGCTTTTTGGAGGATGGGTCTGTACCAAAATTGTAAACATGAATGTGACCGAACCAAAGCCCTACTGGGGTGCTCTGAGGTTTGCAGTCTTGTTCTATTTTGTCTTTTTCGTTATGAATGTTATCAATAACATCAAAGAAAAAGTGGCCTTTAAAGAACTCGAAATTGTTCAGTTGCTCAGCAATACTGCTGTCTGTTTCGCGGCAGGAATTTTAATTTTAGGTCAGGTTCAAGACGGAATATACAGAGGTACGTTCACGATTTTTATGGCGGCAGTAAACTTCCTATTTGCCTTTTTTCTCTATAAAAATAACAGAGTTGACCGGAACCTGCTCTATTTACTGATCGGTCTTGTACTTACTTTCGTGAGTCTGGCGGCACCTATTCAGCTGGAAGGCAATTACATTACTTTGTTCTGGGCTTGTGAATCGGTGCTATTGGTTTGGCTTGCCCACAAATCGGGAATCCATTTTCTACGTGAGGCTTCTGCAATTCTGGTGGTACTTCTGATTATAAGTCTACTGCTGGATTGGAAAAATATTTATCTGGATCCGGAACCGATCAAAAATGGAAGTCATTTATTTCCGTTTCTTAATAAAGGTTTTGTGACCAGCGTAGTAGCAATTGGAGGACTTCTGGCTTACATTACTTTAATGAAACGTTATTTTCTTTCCGGCAAACTGATAACGCAGGATGTATCAATATACCTTGATGTTCTTTCTGTTGCAGCTGTGATTTTGACCTACTTTGGTATTATACTGGAACTTCATTATCAGGCAGAAATTTATTTCCCTGCTACCAGAATCATCATTCTTGGATGCTACAATTACATATGGTCTCTTTTGCTGGTTTATTTTAGTAGAAATTTACGATGGGAAGTACAGTTTGCTACGCTTTTGTATGCTGCTGTAATGGTTGTGGCTTTTGCTGTCTACAATAAAGAAACTATCTGGATACGGGAAAATTATTTATTGCGGTCGGGTTCCAGGCTTAGCTTTTTAAGCCATTATATCCTTACATTTTTGTCACTTGCAAACCTGTATTTCATATCCGTTTTCTGTAAAGGTTTTGCAGAAAGATTTAAAATGAAGAAGGCTTTTCAATGGATAACCATCGTGGCTATCGTTTATGCGGCTAGCGCTGAATTGGATCATATTATGGTAGCTTCTTACTGGAATCCTCATGTTTCTGTTGACGAAATTTTGACAGCAAATCATAAAGCTGGCTTTGCAATTCTTTGGGGAATATGTTCTTTCATACTTATTTACCTGGGGATGAAATGGAAATCAAAGACCATCCGTATAGCTTCCCTTGCCTTGTTTGGCCTGGCGCTGCTAAAACTGTTCATAGTTGATATCAGAGGACTTTCAGAAGGAGGGAAAATCGGGGCTTTTATTTCTCTGGGCGTTCTCTTGCTGGTAATTTCATTTATGTATCAGAGATTGAAAATACTTCTTCTAGAAGATGAATTAAAGGCTGACATCACTTCAGAAAACCCTGAAATACAGTGA
- a CDS encoding ABC transporter ATP-binding protein translates to MLKITNFKKSYNKDLILQIDNLTIESGISWIRGANGTGKSTFLKSAAGIIAFEGDLSLASDVSIKAQPVAYRKLVNFAEAEPVFPEFLTGTDLIRLFTKAKDAPVKQADYFVETMKMGSYVSDPVGTFSSGMLKKLSLLLAFIGNPKLILLDEPLITMDSQALQTLYGWIDEYYSKKGTSFLLSSHQALDESFPHGIRELLVAGQTLKYI, encoded by the coding sequence ATGCTGAAAATTACGAATTTTAAAAAATCATATAACAAAGATCTCATTCTTCAAATTGACAATTTAACTATTGAATCGGGTATAAGCTGGATTCGTGGTGCCAATGGAACCGGTAAAAGTACATTTCTTAAATCGGCAGCAGGTATAATTGCATTTGAGGGCGATCTTTCGCTTGCTTCGGATGTCAGTATAAAAGCGCAACCAGTAGCTTACCGAAAACTAGTCAATTTTGCAGAAGCGGAGCCGGTATTTCCTGAATTTCTCACCGGAACCGACTTGATCAGACTGTTTACAAAAGCGAAGGATGCGCCAGTAAAACAGGCTGATTATTTTGTAGAGACGATGAAAATGGGGTCTTACGTGAGCGATCCGGTTGGCACTTTTTCAAGCGGAATGTTAAAGAAACTCTCTCTTCTTTTGGCCTTTATCGGAAATCCAAAACTCATTTTACTTGATGAGCCCCTGATTACCATGGACAGCCAAGCGCTTCAAACCTTGTATGGCTGGATTGATGAATACTATTCGAAGAAGGGGACAAGTTTTTTATTATCGTCGCATCAGGCGTTAGATGAGTCTTTTCCACACGGAATCAGGGAATTATTAGTTGCCGGTCAGACTTTAAAATATATTTGA